The following proteins come from a genomic window of Metarhizium brunneum chromosome 2, complete sequence:
- the CYP10 gene encoding Peptidyl-prolyl cis-trans isomerase-like 3: protein MSVTLHTSHGDIKIEVFCESVPKTAEARHLLPPPFLFLYGKNFLALCASGYYDGSPFHRLIPKFILQTGAPAHPGPDDPKGGRSIWDAAFEDEIRPSLRHAQRGTVSMANKGPGTNGSQFFVTLDKAPHLDGLNTVFGRVIGDEAMATLARLEAEEVDRKARPLARGDVRIDRVTVHANPLAG from the exons ATGTCCGTCACCCTACACACCAGCCACGGCGACATCAAAATCGAAGTCTTTTGCGAGAGCGTCCCCAAAACCGCAGAAGCACGTCAtctcctccctccccccttcctcttcctctacGGCAAG AACTTCCTTGCCCTCTGCGCATCGGGCTACTACGACGGGTCGCCGTTCCACCGCCTCATCCCCAAGTTCATCCTGCAGACGGGCGCGCCGGCGCACCCGGGGCCCGACGACCCCAAGGGCGGGCGGTCCATCTGGGACGCGGCGTTCGAGGACGAGATCCGGCCGTCGCTGCGGCACGCGCAGCGCGGCACGGTGAGCATGGCGAACAAGGGGCCCGGCACCAACGGGTCGCAGTTCTTCGTGACGCTCGACAAGGCCCCGCACCTGGATGGCCTGAATACCGTCTTTGGGAGGGTCattggcgacgaggccatggcgacgctggcccggctcgaggccgaggaggtggACCGCAAGGCGAGGCCGCTTGCCAGGGGCGACGTGAGGATCGATCGTGTGACGGTGCATGCGAATCCCCTGGCGGGCTGA